The Flavobacterium piscisymbiosum genome includes a region encoding these proteins:
- a CDS encoding PorP/SprF family type IX secretion system membrane protein — protein MKFRIRVLFIFLIVTFYSYSQEGIPVYSDYLSDNYYLIHPSMAGAANCAKIRLTARKQWFGQEDAPQLQTLTFNGRVGERSGAGIIIFNDKNGYHSQKGVKLTYAHHIMFSRDELDLNQLSFGISGGLIQSQLDETKFGGTFDPIVFGQIQKDSYFNVDVGASYNYLDFYAHATVQGLLETRRQLYTDYESDNVRKFLLSAGYVFGKRNSITWEPSVLFQLFDKTNEKAIDLNMKAYKNMDFGSLWAALSYRRSFDGAQYSTTSGVAGQKLQYITPIVGVNYKNFMFAYTYSQVTGDVKFDTGGYHQITLGINLFCKKERYDCNCPAIN, from the coding sequence ATGAAATTTAGAATCAGGGTTTTATTTATTTTTTTAATCGTAACATTTTATTCCTATTCACAAGAGGGAATACCTGTTTATTCCGATTATTTATCAGATAATTATTACTTGATTCACCCCTCAATGGCAGGCGCTGCCAATTGTGCCAAAATAAGATTGACGGCCAGAAAACAATGGTTTGGTCAGGAAGATGCACCGCAACTTCAAACCTTAACATTTAATGGTAGAGTGGGAGAACGTTCAGGAGCCGGGATTATTATTTTTAATGATAAAAACGGTTATCATTCACAAAAAGGAGTAAAGCTTACTTACGCGCATCATATCATGTTTTCAAGAGATGAACTCGATTTAAATCAGCTTTCGTTTGGTATTAGCGGAGGATTGATTCAGAGTCAGCTGGATGAAACTAAATTTGGAGGAACTTTTGATCCAATTGTTTTTGGTCAGATCCAGAAGGATTCTTATTTTAATGTTGATGTTGGAGCCTCTTATAATTATCTTGATTTTTATGCTCATGCGACAGTACAAGGATTACTGGAAACCAGAAGGCAATTATATACGGATTACGAAAGTGATAATGTTAGAAAGTTTTTATTGAGCGCAGGATATGTTTTTGGTAAAAGAAATAGCATTACCTGGGAACCATCGGTTTTGTTTCAATTGTTTGATAAAACCAATGAAAAGGCGATTGATTTGAACATGAAAGCTTATAAAAATATGGATTTTGGTAGTTTATGGGCTGCATTATCTTACAGAAGAAGTTTTGATGGAGCACAATACAGTACTACAAGTGGAGTAGCGGGGCAAAAATTGCAATATATTACGCCTATAGTTGGTGTAAATTATAAAAACTTTATGTTTGCGTATACCTACTCACAGGTTACCGGCGACGTAAAGTTTGATACAGGAGGATACCATCAAATTACTTTAGGAATCAATTTATTCTGTAAAAAAGAACGTTACGATTGTAATTGTCCGGCAATTAATTAA
- a CDS encoding gamma carbonic anhydrase family protein yields MLIKSVNGKTPSIPEDCYVAENATIVGDVIFGDSCSVWFNAVIRGDVNFISIGNKVNIQDGAVIHCTYQKHPTIIGNNVSIGHNAIVHGCTIHDNVLIGMGAIVMDNCVVESNSIIAAGAVVTQNTIVASGTIYAGVPAKKVKDIDQSDFAGEIERISNNYVMYSGWFKNEK; encoded by the coding sequence ATGCTTATTAAATCTGTAAACGGAAAAACACCTTCTATCCCGGAGGATTGTTATGTTGCTGAAAATGCTACAATTGTTGGAGATGTTATTTTTGGAGATTCCTGCAGCGTTTGGTTTAATGCTGTAATTCGCGGCGATGTAAATTTTATTTCGATAGGGAATAAGGTTAATATTCAGGACGGAGCAGTTATTCATTGTACATATCAAAAACATCCTACTATTATAGGAAACAATGTTTCGATAGGACATAACGCGATTGTGCACGGATGTACGATTCATGACAATGTTTTGATAGGAATGGGCGCTATCGTAATGGATAATTGCGTTGTAGAAAGTAACTCCATTATTGCTGCCGGTGCTGTTGTAACACAAAACACAATTGTTGCATCAGGAACTATTTACGCAGGTGTTCCTGCAAAAAAAGTGAAAGACATTGATCAGTCAGACTTTGCGGGCGAAATAGAGCGAATTTCGAACAATTATGTAATGTATTCGGGTTGGTTTAAAAATGAAAAATAA